Proteins from a single region of Parasedimentitalea psychrophila:
- a CDS encoding type III secretion system chaperone family protein: MTLSEHHLDDDLHPIDIVETLASHHDWEFDRVGDDQISMAVEAQWRTYALILAWSSYDETLRMVCSFEMDPPEAKLPKLYELLNKMNDQCWTGAFTYWAKQKLMVYRYGLVLTGGQIAGPEQIDTMINCAVSSAERYYPAIQLMVWGDRSPEDAMQVAIAEAYGRA, encoded by the coding sequence GTGACCCTTTCCGAGCATCACCTGGACGATGATCTTCACCCTATCGATATCGTCGAGACCCTGGCCTCGCATCATGACTGGGAGTTTGACCGGGTGGGCGATGACCAGATCTCCATGGCTGTCGAGGCCCAGTGGCGGACCTATGCGCTGATCCTGGCCTGGTCAAGCTATGACGAGACATTGCGCATGGTGTGCAGTTTTGAGATGGATCCGCCTGAGGCGAAGCTGCCCAAGCTCTATGAGCTGCTGAACAAGATGAATGACCAGTGTTGGACGGGCGCCTTTACCTATTGGGCCAAGCAAAAGCTGATGGTCTATCGCTATGGTTTGGTGCTGACCGGCGGCCAGATCGCAGGCCCGGAGCAGATCGACACCATGATCAACTGCGCCGTCAGCAGTGCCGAGCGCTATTATCCGGCGATTCAGCTGATGGTCTGGGGCGACCGCTCACCCGAGGATGCGATGCAGGTGGCCATTGCAGAGGCCTATGGTCGCGCGTAA
- the truA gene encoding tRNA pseudouridine(38-40) synthase TruA, which produces MPRYALKVEYQGAPFSGWQRQKDQPSVQGAIEHALARLEPGPHTIGAAGRTDAGVHALGQVAHCDLTRDWDPFRLSEALNFHLKPAPVAITACVQVADDWHARFSALERQYLFRIMARRAPVTHEDGRVWHVKSDLDIVAMQAAADRLIGQHDFTTFRSTICQAKSPVKTLDGLRIERVDGFSGPEVHFHVRARSFLHNQVRSFVGTLERVGAGSWSPQDVSEALAARDRAACGPVCPGHGLYLARVIYPEPLFD; this is translated from the coding sequence ATGCCGCGTTATGCTTTAAAAGTCGAATATCAGGGGGCGCCATTTTCCGGATGGCAGCGCCAGAAAGATCAGCCCTCGGTGCAGGGCGCGATTGAACACGCCTTGGCGCGGCTGGAACCCGGCCCCCATACCATCGGTGCGGCCGGCCGCACCGATGCCGGTGTGCACGCGCTGGGACAGGTCGCACATTGCGATCTGACACGCGACTGGGACCCGTTCCGGCTGTCCGAGGCGCTGAATTTCCACCTGAAACCCGCGCCAGTGGCCATCACCGCCTGTGTTCAGGTGGCTGACGACTGGCACGCCCGATTTTCGGCCCTGGAGCGGCAATACCTGTTCCGCATCATGGCCCGCCGCGCCCCTGTCACCCATGAGGATGGTCGGGTTTGGCACGTAAAGTCCGATCTGGACATCGTCGCCATGCAGGCCGCAGCAGATCGGTTGATCGGGCAGCACGACTTTACCACCTTCCGCTCAACCATCTGCCAGGCCAAAAGCCCGGTCAAAACCCTGGACGGGTTGCGTATTGAACGGGTTGATGGCTTCTCAGGCCCGGAAGTCCATTTCCACGTCCGCGCCCGCAGTTTTCTGCACAATCAGGTGCGCAGCTTTGTCGGCACCCTGGAACGGGTCGGCGCCGGGTCGTGGTCGCCGCAAGATGTCAGCGAGGCGCTGGCAGCCCGTGATCGCGCCGCCTGTGGCCCGGTCTGCCCCGGCCACGGATTGTATCTGGCGCGGGTGATCTATCCCGAACCGCTGTTCGACTGA
- a CDS encoding YcjF family protein has protein sequence MSNKPVLFDIEDTEAAPDVAAADAVPELTQAAPSAAMQQAARLAAQKPSRLARWFWGLVLALIGAVVSVAAWDFASGLIVRMPLLGWAVTFGLGVALGLALLMGLREVAALARLRRVDGLRRGAEAVGDDLASANAFAARIERFYGGRAELSWGRARLAERRGELLDADAVLLLTETELLAPLDAEALRAVEAAARQVATVTALVPLALADVVTALVSSMRMIRQVAEIYGGRGGFFSSWRLTRAVLSHLVVTGAVAVGDDLLEPVLGGTVLSKLSRRFGEGLVNGALSARVGIAAMEVCRPMPFGATRKPKVRAVVQRALTGLFGKAD, from the coding sequence ATGAGCAACAAACCGGTGCTGTTTGATATCGAGGACACCGAGGCGGCGCCGGATGTGGCGGCGGCAGATGCGGTGCCTGAGCTGACACAGGCGGCGCCAAGCGCGGCGATGCAACAGGCGGCGCGACTGGCAGCGCAAAAGCCGTCGCGGCTGGCGCGGTGGTTCTGGGGTCTTGTGCTGGCTCTGATTGGCGCTGTTGTCTCGGTTGCCGCATGGGATTTTGCCAGTGGTTTGATTGTCCGGATGCCGCTGCTGGGCTGGGCGGTGACTTTTGGGCTGGGGGTGGCTTTGGGGCTGGCCTTGCTGATGGGCCTGCGCGAGGTGGCGGCCTTGGCGCGGCTGCGGCGGGTGGACGGATTGCGCCGTGGGGCCGAGGCTGTGGGCGATGATCTGGCTTCGGCAAATGCCTTTGCCGCGCGGATAGAGCGGTTCTATGGCGGGCGGGCCGAACTGTCCTGGGGCCGGGCGCGGCTGGCTGAACGGCGGGGGGAGTTGCTGGACGCGGATGCGGTGCTGTTGCTGACCGAGACCGAGCTGTTGGCGCCGCTGGACGCCGAAGCCCTGCGGGCGGTTGAAGCGGCGGCGCGGCAGGTGGCGACGGTGACCGCGCTGGTGCCGCTGGCGCTGGCAGATGTGGTGACGGCGCTGGTCTCGTCGATGCGGATGATCCGGCAGGTGGCCGAGATCTATGGTGGCCGGGGCGGTTTCTTTAGCTCATGGCGGCTGACCCGTGCGGTGCTGTCCCATCTGGTGGTCACCGGCGCCGTTGCGGTGGGCGATGATCTGCTGGAGCCGGTGTTGGGCGGAACGGTGCTCTCGAAATTGTCGCGGCGGTTTGGCGAGGGGCTGGTCAACGGAGCGCTGAGCGCCCGTGTGGGGATTGCGGCGATGGAGGTCTGCCGGCCGATGCCGTTTGGCGCCACCCGCAAGCCCAAGGTGCGGGCGGTGGTCCAGCGGGCGCTGACCGGGCTGTTTGGCAAAGCGGACTGA
- a CDS encoding accessory factor UbiK family protein produces MQTRNKILDDISQLMTNAMGVAQGAKDEAETAMKGLMDRWLADRDFVTREEFDAVRAMAQKAREENEALSVRLAALEQPSKD; encoded by the coding sequence ATGCAAACCCGAAATAAGATCCTCGACGATATTTCTCAGCTTATGACCAACGCTATGGGCGTGGCGCAGGGCGCCAAGGACGAGGCCGAAACCGCGATGAAAGGTCTGATGGACCGCTGGTTGGCTGATCGCGACTTTGTGACCCGTGAAGAGTTCGACGCGGTGCGGGCGATGGCGCAAAAGGCGCGTGAAGAGAATGAGGCGCTGAGTGTTCGACTGGCGGCGCTGGAGCAGCCCTCCAAAGACTGA
- a CDS encoding GNAT family N-acetyltransferase: MSVTIRAARSSDVQATGEIVYQFQQDTVWMPKLYTLGEVVGLCRIMIDRGWVTVAEDQGRVVGFLARDREEVCSLYLLSHRRGYGYGRALLANAKGASPRLVLRTFVANEAARRFYHRQGFIEIGRSDGSTNEESLPDVFLQWAAGPEGDQA; the protein is encoded by the coding sequence GTGAGCGTCACGATCCGGGCGGCACGCAGCAGCGACGTGCAGGCCACCGGCGAAATCGTGTACCAGTTTCAGCAGGACACTGTCTGGATGCCAAAACTCTACACGCTGGGCGAGGTGGTCGGACTTTGCCGAATAATGATTGATCGCGGCTGGGTCACTGTGGCCGAGGATCAGGGCCGAGTGGTGGGCTTTCTGGCGCGCGATCGCGAAGAGGTCTGCTCTCTCTACCTGCTGTCTCATAGGCGCGGCTATGGCTATGGGCGGGCTTTGCTGGCCAATGCCAAGGGCGCCAGCCCGCGTTTGGTGCTGCGTACTTTTGTGGCCAACGAAGCGGCGCGGCGGTTTTATCACCGGCAGGGGTTTATCGAAATCGGCCGCAGTGATGGATCAACCAACGAGGAATCGCTGCCAGATGTATTCCTGCAATGGGCGGCTGGCCCGGAAGGCGACCAAGCATGA
- a CDS encoding acyl-CoA dehydrogenase family protein has translation MDMNFGMREETRALLDRVSAMIRDEVMPLEDAYHAEIGKGDRWTYTSRQAEILEGLKAKAKAAGLWNFWLTDSDRGIGLSTVEYAYFAEQMGKTPLGAEVFNCSAPDTGNMEVFERYGSDAMKQQWLQPLLAGEIRSAYLMTEPDVASSDATNIAMSCVRDGDSYVLNGEKWWASGAGDPRCKVYIVMVKTAGEEKPKHQRQSMIVVPADAEGIEVLRPMQVYGHDDAPHGHMHLRFTNVRVPAESILLGEGRGFEIAQGRLGPGRIHHCMRAVGQAEIALEQMCRRSLAREAFGKPLAQLGANYDIIAECRMEIEMARLLCLKAAWYMDQGDARAAAPWISQIKVVAPRVALKVIDEAVQMFGGQGISQDTPLAQAWTHVRTLRLADGPDAVHRRQVARVELKKYTQEKI, from the coding sequence ATGGATATGAATTTTGGCATGCGGGAGGAAACCCGCGCCTTGCTGGATCGGGTGAGCGCAATGATCCGGGACGAGGTGATGCCGCTGGAGGACGCCTATCACGCTGAAATCGGCAAGGGCGACCGCTGGACTTATACCTCTCGTCAGGCCGAGATCCTGGAAGGGCTGAAGGCCAAGGCCAAGGCCGCAGGTCTGTGGAATTTCTGGCTGACCGACAGTGACCGGGGTATTGGCCTGAGCACCGTGGAATACGCTTATTTTGCCGAACAGATGGGCAAGACACCACTGGGGGCTGAGGTCTTTAATTGCTCGGCTCCGGACACCGGCAATATGGAGGTGTTCGAGCGCTACGGCTCGGATGCGATGAAGCAGCAGTGGTTACAGCCGTTGCTGGCGGGGGAGATCCGCTCGGCCTATCTGATGACCGAGCCTGATGTGGCCAGCTCAGACGCCACCAATATCGCGATGTCCTGTGTGCGCGATGGTGACAGTTATGTGCTGAACGGTGAGAAATGGTGGGCCAGTGGTGCCGGTGATCCGCGCTGCAAGGTCTATATTGTCATGGTGAAGACGGCGGGTGAGGAAAAGCCCAAGCACCAGCGCCAGTCGATGATTGTAGTGCCTGCGGATGCCGAGGGCATCGAGGTGCTGCGGCCGATGCAGGTCTATGGGCATGATGACGCGCCGCATGGCCATATGCATCTTCGGTTCACCAATGTCCGGGTGCCGGCCGAGAGTATCCTGCTGGGCGAAGGGCGTGGCTTTGAGATTGCCCAGGGCCGTTTGGGGCCGGGCCGCATCCATCACTGTATGCGGGCGGTGGGTCAGGCTGAAATTGCCCTGGAGCAAATGTGTCGCCGGTCCTTGGCGCGCGAGGCCTTTGGCAAGCCATTGGCGCAGCTGGGAGCCAATTACGATATCATCGCCGAATGCCGGATGGAGATCGAGATGGCGCGGCTGCTGTGTCTGAAGGCGGCCTGGTATATGGATCAGGGCGATGCCCGTGCCGCTGCGCCGTGGATCAGCCAGATCAAGGTGGTGGCGCCTCGGGTGGCGCTGAAAGTGATCGACGAGGCGGTGCAGATGTTTGGCGGTCAGGGGATTTCGCAGGACACCCCGCTGGCGCAGGCCTGGACCCATGTGCGGACCCTGCGACTGGCCGATGGCCCGGATGCGGTGCACCGACGTCAGGTGGCGCGGGTTGAGCTGAAGAAATACACTCAGGAAAAGATCTAG
- a CDS encoding AraC family transcriptional regulator ligand-binding domain-containing protein, translated as MKQLGLTSDMAENPDVFVHSEVFYGLMNELARAAQDPFLGLHVAEDMGLDSWPVLAISLETSRTVGDDRISFECDV; from the coding sequence TTGAAACAACTCGGCCTGACTTCTGACATGGCCGAAAACCCGGATGTCTTTGTGCATTCTGAAGTCTTTTACGGATTGATGAATGAACTGGCCCGCGCCGCACAAGACCCGTTTTTGGGGCTGCACGTGGCAGAAGACATGGGCTTGGATAGTTGGCCAGTTCTGGCGATCTCATTGGAAACGTCACGTACGGTAGGCGACGATAGAATTTCATTCGAATGCGACGTTTGA
- a CDS encoding cupin domain-containing protein has translation MDLSILEILKGEDGLPQFDKALVKFRSGDHALVEGMPRMSTHENCKLLVFIELTPGFFSETRSTDIDQMVVCLSGKLRISTDDGDTQDLVPGNVARLKKADCSTYTMSVASDAPAHLMVVQLEG, from the coding sequence TTGGACTTAAGCATTCTGGAAATTCTGAAAGGGGAAGATGGGCTTCCGCAGTTTGATAAAGCATTGGTAAAATTCAGATCTGGGGACCATGCTCTGGTTGAAGGAATGCCCAGAATGTCGACACATGAAAACTGTAAACTACTGGTTTTCATCGAGTTGACCCCTGGATTTTTCAGCGAGACGCGATCTACTGATATCGACCAGATGGTAGTGTGCCTATCTGGCAAGTTGCGCATTTCCACAGATGATGGTGACACCCAAGATCTGGTGCCCGGGAACGTTGCGCGATTGAAAAAAGCCGATTGCTCGACATATACCATGTCCGTTGCAAGCGACGCGCCAGCACACCTGATGGTCGTTCAGCTTGAAGGATAA
- a CDS encoding group III truncated hemoglobin has product MPETTPDNPLKRFDITADQITHVVSVFYAQIRRHPVLGPIFADHINDSDWPAHEDKIARFWRNAILREKCYSGNPMRQHLTRPDIKAEHFPLWLALFHQVLQAELPAHLARSWAALADRIGEGFRAGIVSMRQPKDAPPKLF; this is encoded by the coding sequence ATGCCCGAAACCACCCCGGACAATCCGCTGAAACGCTTTGACATCACGGCTGATCAAATCACGCACGTGGTGAGCGTATTTTACGCGCAAATCCGGCGCCATCCGGTATTAGGCCCCATTTTCGCCGATCATATCAACGACAGCGACTGGCCCGCGCATGAAGACAAGATCGCTCGTTTCTGGCGCAATGCGATCCTGCGCGAAAAATGCTATAGCGGCAATCCAATGCGCCAGCACCTGACTCGCCCCGATATCAAAGCCGAGCATTTCCCGCTGTGGCTGGCGCTGTTTCATCAGGTGTTGCAGGCAGAATTACCCGCCCATCTGGCGCGCAGCTGGGCAGCGCTGGCCGATCGCATCGGCGAGGGGTTTCGCGCTGGCATCGTGTCGATGCGCCAGCCCAAGGATGCACCACCAAAGCTATTTTAG
- the pgeF gene encoding peptidoglycan editing factor PgeF: MTLEILTSDALSPIRHGFFTRRGGASSGIFHGLNCGTGSSDQTEAVRLNRARVAQAMQVAPTALAGVHQVHSPNVVTVTAATADRPQADAMVTNVADIALSILTADCQPVLFADTQAGVIGAAHAGWRGALDGVLEATLDAMEALGADRANTVAVIGPTISQRVYEVGEEFFEDFMMQDPGHARFFANGEAGKYLFDLPGLGLQKLLQAGIGRAEWTRHCTYSDPDRFYSYRRATHSKEADYGRLISCIRL; the protein is encoded by the coding sequence ATGACGCTGGAAATTCTCACCTCTGACGCCCTCTCGCCGATCCGGCACGGCTTCTTCACCCGTCGCGGCGGCGCCTCTTCGGGTATATTTCACGGGCTCAACTGCGGCACAGGCTCCTCCGATCAAACCGAGGCGGTGAGACTGAACCGCGCCCGTGTAGCCCAGGCCATGCAGGTCGCGCCCACCGCCCTGGCCGGGGTTCATCAGGTCCACTCGCCAAATGTGGTGACAGTCACAGCCGCCACAGCAGACCGCCCCCAGGCGGATGCCATGGTGACCAATGTTGCCGATATCGCCCTGTCGATCCTGACCGCCGACTGCCAGCCAGTGCTGTTTGCCGATACCCAGGCTGGTGTTATAGGCGCCGCCCATGCCGGCTGGCGCGGCGCTCTGGATGGGGTGCTCGAGGCCACTCTGGACGCGATGGAGGCCCTGGGCGCCGACCGCGCCAACACGGTTGCCGTAATCGGGCCCACCATCTCGCAACGCGTCTATGAGGTCGGCGAGGAGTTCTTTGAGGATTTCATGATGCAGGACCCGGGCCACGCCCGGTTCTTTGCCAATGGAGAGGCCGGAAAATACCTGTTCGACCTGCCGGGCCTGGGCCTGCAAAAGCTGCTCCAGGCCGGCATCGGTCGCGCCGAGTGGACCCGCCACTGCACCTATTCCGACCCAGACCGATTCTACTCCTACCGCCGCGCCACCCATTCCAAAGAAGCCGACTACGGCCGCCTGATTTCCTGCATTCGCCTGTAA
- a CDS encoding Hint domain-containing protein — MAIPHSLQRAANNVAKSSAILQDPATLRASNRPQLRRFEVASLLPNGNIAETHHIAPALPLFEEAFSAFCRGSLVDTESGPIAVEDLLPGDRLITQDGSPQTLMWKGSTSLIPGRASTRGRSHRLTSFMADCFGLQGPMSCVITGPAARLLRTPPHLLALAGTAPLLTPVHEFHDGMSIVETAPPTPVEVFHLSLDRHAVIKIGGLEFETYHPGPKALQLTSHAIRTLYLNMFSHINQLGDFGPVAYARAGEGQIAAVPSGR, encoded by the coding sequence ATGGCGATCCCTCACTCGTTACAGCGTGCAGCCAATAACGTGGCGAAATCCAGTGCCATTCTGCAGGATCCTGCCACCCTGCGGGCCTCCAACCGGCCCCAGTTGCGACGGTTTGAGGTTGCCAGCCTGCTGCCCAATGGCAATATTGCTGAAACCCACCACATCGCGCCAGCCCTGCCCCTGTTCGAAGAAGCCTTCAGCGCCTTTTGCCGTGGCTCGCTGGTGGACACCGAATCTGGCCCGATTGCGGTAGAGGATCTATTGCCAGGTGATCGCCTGATCACCCAGGATGGCAGTCCCCAAACTTTGATGTGGAAGGGCAGTACCAGCCTGATCCCCGGCCGGGCAAGCACCCGCGGGCGCAGCCACAGGCTCACCAGCTTCATGGCCGATTGTTTTGGCCTGCAGGGGCCAATGTCCTGCGTGATCACCGGACCTGCGGCGCGACTGTTGCGCACCCCGCCTCACCTGTTGGCGCTCGCAGGCACAGCACCACTGCTGACCCCGGTCCATGAATTCCACGATGGCATGAGCATCGTGGAAACGGCACCGCCCACCCCCGTCGAAGTGTTCCACCTCAGCCTCGACCGTCATGCGGTGATCAAAATTGGCGGATTGGAGTTTGAAACCTATCACCCGGGACCAAAGGCGCTACAGCTGACCAGTCACGCCATCCGAACCCTGTACCTGAACATGTTCAGCCACATCAATCAGTTGGGAGATTTTGGCCCGGTGGCCTATGCACGCGCGGGCGAAGGTCAGATCGCCGCAGTCCCATCCGGGCGCTGA
- a CDS encoding YcjX family GTP-binding protein, which translates to MMISSLADGVARGVERLSDSVSERFFEPTIRLGVTGLARSGKTVFITALVANLLDRGRMVQLAAVRDGRIDAAFLQPQPDDTVPRFDYETHLAMLTGPAPQWPDSTRAISELRLSLRVAPVGLLSGLQGPRTVHIDIVDYPGEWLLDLALLDKTYDSWSAEVLARIRSRRCAREFLAQALAVDASAAHGETVAQDLARTFASYLNAARQDGFYDCTPGRFLLPGDLAGSPVLTFAPIPFQGKSQRGSLHREMQRRFEAYKRQVVMPFFRDHFSRIDRQVVLVDALSAIHSGPRALEDLRHAMADILGAFRPGGNGLLSRLLRGKRVEKILFAATKADHLHHSQHPQMTAIIEALTREAQDRARFAGAKTSALALAALRATTEEMRRHDGADLGCVRGTLLDSGKQAAFYPGALPDDPAHLLGPARTGADKWLNGDYRAMNFAPARLSMKPGDGPPHIRLDRAAEFLIGDLL; encoded by the coding sequence TTGATGATTTCTTCATTGGCCGACGGAGTTGCGCGCGGGGTTGAGCGGCTAAGCGATTCTGTATCGGAGCGATTTTTCGAGCCGACAATCCGTCTGGGCGTGACCGGTCTGGCGAGGTCGGGCAAGACGGTGTTCATCACCGCTCTGGTGGCCAATCTGCTGGATCGGGGCCGGATGGTGCAGCTGGCTGCAGTGCGCGACGGCCGGATTGATGCGGCGTTCCTGCAGCCGCAGCCGGATGATACCGTGCCGCGGTTCGACTACGAGACCCATCTGGCGATGCTGACCGGACCGGCGCCACAGTGGCCCGATAGCACCCGCGCCATATCAGAGCTGCGGCTGAGCCTGCGGGTGGCGCCTGTCGGATTGCTATCGGGGCTGCAGGGGCCGCGCACAGTGCATATCGATATCGTCGATTATCCCGGCGAATGGCTGTTGGATCTGGCGCTGCTGGACAAAACCTATGACAGCTGGTCCGCCGAGGTGCTGGCGCGGATCAGGAGCCGCAGATGTGCGCGCGAATTTCTGGCCCAGGCGCTGGCGGTCGATGCGAGTGCTGCCCACGGCGAGACTGTGGCACAGGATCTGGCCCGCACATTCGCATCTTATCTGAACGCTGCGCGGCAGGATGGCTTTTATGATTGCACCCCGGGGCGGTTCCTGCTGCCGGGGGATCTGGCGGGCTCGCCGGTGCTGACTTTTGCGCCGATCCCGTTTCAGGGCAAATCACAGCGCGGTTCGCTCCACCGCGAGATGCAGCGCCGGTTTGAGGCCTATAAGCGCCAGGTCGTGATGCCGTTCTTTCGCGACCATTTTTCCCGTATCGACCGGCAAGTGGTGCTCGTGGACGCGCTGAGTGCGATCCACTCTGGCCCGCGCGCACTAGAGGATCTGCGCCATGCGATGGCCGATATCCTGGGTGCATTCCGTCCCGGTGGCAACGGTTTGCTGTCGCGGCTTCTGCGTGGCAAACGGGTTGAGAAAATTCTGTTTGCGGCCACCAAGGCAGACCATTTGCACCACAGTCAGCACCCGCAGATGACCGCTATTATTGAGGCTTTGACTCGCGAAGCCCAGGACCGGGCCAGGTTCGCCGGGGCCAAGACCTCGGCGCTTGCTCTGGCCGCGTTGCGGGCCACAACCGAAGAGATGCGGCGCCACGATGGCGCCGATCTGGGCTGCGTGCGCGGCACCTTGTTGGACAGTGGCAAACAGGCGGCGTTTTACCCGGGCGCCTTGCCTGATGATCCGGCGCATCTTCTGGGACCGGCGCGGACCGGGGCGGACAAATGGCTGAATGGCGATTACCGGGCGATGAATTTTGCGCCGGCCAGGCTGAGCATGAAACCAGGCGATGGGCCGCCGCATATCCGGCTGGACCGGGCCGCCGAATTTCTGATCGGAGATCTGTTGTGA
- a CDS encoding class I SAM-dependent methyltransferase gives MSLRDHLIARIDADGPLSVADYMAECLLNPKYGYYTTRDPLGAAGDFITAPEISQMFGEMLGLSLAQSWLDQGAPAPFTLAELGPGRGTLMADLLRATKSVPGFHQAAQIILVEASPTLQAKQQLALSGYPVQWQDTVDLLPDQPLWLVANEFFDALPIRQFLREDKQWREKRIGRKQGELTFGLGPLTAQPALNHRLADTDDGDLVEICEAATPIIALIAQRLARHGGAALIVDYGDWRALGDTLQALRGHEFADALTDPGQLDLTAHVDFEALALTARAAGCAYSRVTPQGIFLDRLGITTRAQTLAASLSGSDLDSLIGAHQRLTHPQEMGNLFKVLGLYPDQAIPPPGLNA, from the coding sequence ATGAGTCTGCGGGATCACCTGATCGCACGCATCGACGCCGATGGGCCGCTGTCGGTCGCTGACTACATGGCCGAGTGCCTGCTGAACCCAAAATATGGCTATTATACCACCCGCGACCCGCTGGGCGCGGCGGGTGATTTCATCACCGCCCCCGAAATCAGCCAGATGTTTGGCGAAATGCTGGGCCTGTCACTGGCGCAAAGCTGGCTCGATCAGGGCGCCCCAGCGCCGTTCACTCTGGCCGAGCTCGGCCCCGGACGCGGCACCCTGATGGCCGACCTGCTGCGCGCCACCAAATCTGTCCCCGGCTTTCACCAGGCGGCACAGATTATTCTGGTCGAGGCCTCACCCACACTGCAAGCCAAGCAGCAACTCGCGCTAAGCGGCTACCCCGTGCAGTGGCAGGACACCGTGGATCTGCTGCCGGATCAACCCCTGTGGCTAGTCGCCAACGAATTCTTCGACGCGCTGCCCATTCGCCAGTTCCTGCGCGAGGACAAGCAGTGGCGGGAAAAGCGGATTGGACGCAAACAGGGTGAATTGACCTTTGGTCTGGGGCCACTAACCGCGCAACCGGCGCTTAACCATCGCCTGGCCGACACCGACGACGGCGATCTGGTCGAGATCTGCGAGGCGGCGACCCCTATCATAGCCTTGATCGCCCAGCGCCTCGCCAGACATGGCGGCGCGGCGCTGATTGTGGATTACGGAGATTGGCGCGCCCTTGGCGATACCCTGCAAGCCCTGCGCGGCCATGAATTCGCCGACGCGCTGACCGACCCCGGACAGCTGGATCTGACCGCACATGTGGATTTTGAGGCGCTGGCCCTGACCGCCAGAGCCGCCGGCTGCGCCTATAGCCGCGTCACTCCACAGGGGATCTTTCTCGACCGTCTTGGCATCACCACCCGCGCCCAGACTCTGGCGGCGTCCCTGTCAGGCAGCGATCTGGACAGCCTGATCGGTGCACATCAACGCTTGACGCATCCACAGGAAATGGGAAACCTGTTCAAAGTACTGGGTCTCTACCCAGATCAGGCGATTCCGCCACCGGGACTGAACGCATGA
- the lgt gene encoding prolipoprotein diacylglyceryl transferase gives MYAMIQFPDLSPDIFSISIAGFEFALRWYALAYIAGIVLAWRLAVAALKRPALWPGQTPPMRPDQVEDLLTWIILGVILGGRLGYVLFYQPGVYLDDPLQILRVWEGGMAFHGGLLGVIVASWIYARRHNIPKLGMADLVAHTVAPGLLLGRLANFVNAELWGRPTDLPWGVAFPGYAAQDCGQALGEICARHPSQLYEALLEGLLLGTLLIWLAYRRGAFHKPGLVLGTFLSGYGAARFLVEFVRQPDAQFVSPGNPLGLAWQIDGIGLTQGQMLSLPMIILGVFFILRAQAKSQVKTQSKTPAKP, from the coding sequence ATGTATGCAATGATCCAATTCCCCGACCTCTCGCCCGATATCTTCTCGATTTCCATTGCCGGGTTCGAGTTTGCCCTGCGCTGGTATGCGCTGGCCTATATCGCTGGCATTGTCCTGGCCTGGCGGCTGGCCGTTGCGGCCCTGAAACGCCCAGCGCTCTGGCCCGGTCAGACCCCGCCCATGCGCCCCGATCAGGTCGAGGATCTGCTCACTTGGATCATTCTCGGCGTTATCCTCGGCGGGCGGCTGGGATATGTGCTGTTTTACCAACCCGGCGTCTATCTTGATGACCCGCTGCAAATCCTGCGGGTCTGGGAGGGCGGCATGGCCTTTCACGGCGGCTTGCTCGGCGTTATTGTTGCCAGCTGGATCTATGCGCGGCGCCATAACATCCCAAAACTGGGCATGGCGGATCTGGTGGCCCATACGGTGGCGCCTGGATTGCTGCTGGGCCGACTGGCCAACTTCGTCAACGCCGAGCTCTGGGGCCGCCCCACCGATCTGCCCTGGGGGGTCGCCTTTCCGGGCTATGCGGCACAGGATTGCGGTCAGGCCCTGGGCGAGATCTGCGCCCGCCACCCCTCGCAGCTCTATGAGGCGCTGCTAGAGGGGCTGCTGCTGGGCACCCTGCTAATATGGCTGGCCTATCGTCGCGGAGCCTTTCACAAACCGGGTCTGGTGCTGGGCACCTTCCTGTCAGGCTACGGCGCCGCGCGCTTCCTTGTTGAGTTTGTCCGCCAGCCAGACGCTCAGTTTGTCTCGCCCGGAAATCCTCTGGGACTGGCCTGGCAAATCGACGGGATCGGCCTCACCCAGGGCCAGATGCTGTCGCTGCCGATGATCATACTGGGCGTCTTCTTCATCCTGCGCGCCCAGGCCAAATCACAGGTCAAAACACAGTCAAAAACACCGGCCAAGCCATGA